One Gardnerella vaginalis genomic window, AACAAACGCGGGATAAAAGAAACAAAAACAAGCGAAGACTCGAGCGCACTCGAGTAGGCTAAACTAGACCACACATGGCGTGGATCCTGCTGCGTCAATCGAGACGCAGCAGGCCGCGTTCGCGCGGTCTAAGCGCGCGAACGTCCTCGCCGCAGCAGAAGCACCACACTGTGCTTCTGCCTTAAGCGGCTCAGGCGCACTCGAGTAGGCTAATTTCCTAGTGAAATTAGCCTAGGCGAGTGCGCCCATTGGGTCCCACGCTGGCAAAACGATTGCTGGCTCTTCAAGCGCCTTGCGATACTCCTCCGGCAAAAGCGCCTTAGGCACAGCCACCTCATACACGTACTCAGTAAACCAATCGTCGCTCATAGTAAAGTAACCCTTGTCGGCAATATCCGCACCCCAAGAGTTCTCCACGCGCCAGCGGCGAGTAGTTGTACCATCATCAGCAACGTCAACTCCAGCAAACGCCATCGCATGGTTCATAGCCGAATCAGCAAAACGCACGCGCTGCTCCTTGTTTAAATCAAAATCAACGCCGTAAACGCGATCATACTCAAACAAGTCCGTAGCCCAAGCACCGTTTACGCGATCCATCATAGGATGGCAATCCGCGCCAAACCAAACTGGAATGCCCTGCTCAACGAGGATCTTACGCACACAATCCTTCATAAACTGATTTGGTACGTTCAAATATTCCGTAGCGTCTCCACCAGCGACGTTACCCAAGTGCTCAATCGCAATCTTCTTGCCTTTTGGATGCTCCGCACGCGGGTCGTCTACTAAGCAAACGTAATCTTCCAGCCCAGCTGTAACGTACTTCTTCCAAAACTCAACTGGCGTAATCTCGCCATCGCGATGGAACTTTCCATCCTCGTCCGTCCACTCCCAGTCAAAGCTCTTTGGCGGCTCGCCCAAGTGGATTGTAAGAATCCTATGACCTGCAGCAGTCGTTTCCGTAATTATGTCGTCAATATCTGCAGCATTAGCGTACATGTGTGCAACAGCTGTTCGCAGCAAACGGCGAAGCTGAGTGTTCATAGCATCCGTATCTTTAGACGACTCCGTTTCTGGATACAAGTCTTTAGGCACGGCACCATACTTCTTATATACGTTCATAGCCATTGTCCACTGACCGCCGTCACCCATAACGTCGTGCAACAAATGCTGAACTAGTCTAGAATCAGCTGGTTCACCAGAGCGAACAAGAGCCGCAACATCCTTTAAGAAATAGTTGATTCGCTCAAGCTTATCGAAATACATTGCGTAATTTTGCGAAAACTCAAAATCCTTAACTTTAAGCGATTTTTTAGCCACAAATCGCGCAACGTTCAAAGAGCTAAATAGCCAGCAGCGACCAGAATGATCCTGATGCCTTGCGTCACCATTGTCCACAACCGTTGAGAATCGGCGCTGCAATAAACG contains:
- a CDS encoding C1 family peptidase, with product MTEISELSAEALQGLRDDFDANPLNRLAMNGVTAAGIDKVARNYDRARLLQRRFSTVVDNGDARHQDHSGRCWLFSSLNVARFVAKKSLKVKDFEFSQNYAMYFDKLERINYFLKDVAALVRSGEPADSRLVQHLLHDVMGDGGQWTMAMNVYKKYGAVPKDLYPETESSKDTDAMNTQLRRLLRTAVAHMYANAADIDDIITETTAAGHRILTIHLGEPPKSFDWEWTDEDGKFHRDGEITPVEFWKKYVTAGLEDYVCLVDDPRAEHPKGKKIAIEHLGNVAGGDATEYLNVPNQFMKDCVRKILVEQGIPVWFGADCHPMMDRVNGAWATDLFEYDRVYGVDFDLNKEQRVRFADSAMNHAMAFAGVDVADDGTTTRRWRVENSWGADIADKGYFTMSDDWFTEYVYEVAVPKALLPEEYRKALEEPAIVLPAWDPMGALA